In the Clostridium cellulovorans 743B genome, TTACGATTTTTAGCAGTATCAGCCTCTAACACGCCTTTTTCTTCTGAGTCTGGATTATAATATTCATCCCTATATAACAGAATGACTTTATCACTATCTTCTTCAATTGAACCTGATTCTTTAAGGTCTGATAGCAATGGTCTTTTATCTATTCTCAGTTCCACACCCCTGCTTAATTGAGATAGAAGAATAACACATATATTTAATGACTTTGCCATGAGCTTACATTGCCTTGTAATTTCAGCTATTGCCAATCTTTCGTTTTCATTTGTTTTCTTCACTAATAGCAAATGGTCTATTACTAAAAAGTCTAAGCCCTGTTTCATTTTTTGCTGTTTTGCAATATTAAATATTTCAAAGATAGTTAAGTTTGTATCCTCATTAATCCATAGGTTTCTTTGACTTAAGTTATTGGCACTATGTGAAATTTTACTCCAATCGCTATCGTTAAGTTTTCCTCGGTTAATGTAATATCCATCAATCAAGGTATTTCTTGCTATAAGTCGCTTTACCATATCTGTATCACGCATTTCAAACTGAAAGTATAAACCTTTGTTTTCTTTTGCCAAGCCTTGAGCTATTTCTAAAGCAAAGGCTGTTTTACCCATTGATGGTCTAGCCCCTATGGTTACTAATTCACCTTTTTGAAATCCATTTAGGAATCTATCTAAATTTTTAATTCCTGAAGCCATACCTGTAATCTTTCCACCTGCATTATAGGCTTCCTCAATTTCTCCAACGGTCTCAATAATAACCTCTGAAATATGCTTAGGCTTTTTATTATTGTTGTCACTTATCTTCATAGCCTTGTCCGAAAAACTGCTTAAAATATCGCCAACTTTCTCTTTACCTAGGCACGCTTTTTCCATCATTTCTTTCGCAAATTTTATTATTTTTCTTTTATTGCTGCACTCTTTTACAAGCTTGGCGTAATACTTAATTTGGCTATCTTTAAATGTATTCTGGATATTTGTTAGATAGCTTATACCACCATTTTCTTTTATAAATTCGCCTATTTTGCTATATACGCTAACAATTGAAATTGGCTGTTCTTCTTTATATAGTTCAATCATTGCTGTATAAATTTGTTGATGCACTGGTTTATAAAAATCATTAGTATCAAGTTCTATTTCAGATATAGCGTTATTTTTGTTAAAAATTATAGCCAAAATTTCAATTTCAGCATTTATATTTTTCGGTATATTTATGTTTTCCATGGGCTGTTTTCCCCTTATCTTTTAATCTACTACTGCGACTTTACGTCTTACCTGTGTAAAATCACTTTTGTTATTTTTATTTTCATAATTTCCCTCGATGACCTTTGTATAATTACTTTCTTTCAATATCCAATCAAAAGAACAGTTTGTCCATGTTCCGTTTCTCCCTGAAAGAAAATCGCTTTTTTCTACTTTCTGAAATACAGTCTTTATAGCTTCCATGTTTTCCAAGGCTAAGTAAAAGGTTTTTATATTCTTACACCTTGCTTTAGTCTTTTTAAGAACCATAGGAAGGGATTTACAAGTGTTATTATAAATTTTAATTATTTCGTCATAAGGAACTTTATCATCTTTTTCATTTTCTTCTTTAGGGTTTTTGATATATATATTATTAGTATTATTAATATTAGTATTATTAGGGTAAAAATTTTTTACTTCTAGAGGTAAAGATTTTTTACTTCTAGAAGTAAAATTTTTTAACTTCTCAGGTAAAATTTCTTTACTCGATGAATTGATATACTCTGGTGTTTTTATATACTCACCATCATTTAAAATCATCCCTAGATATAACATCTTTGGAATACCTCTTCCTCTGTTTTTTTCATATAAAAGATTTACTTCCCTTAATTCTTTAAATATTTTAATTATGGTCGGCTTACTTACTCTTATTAGCTCTGCTGCTTGCTCTCGGCTAAATAGAAAATAGATATTATTACTATCATCTATCCACCCATTTGCAACTGATAATCTAAGACGATCCTTTAAGATAGCATAAAGGACGCAGGCATCATTGCTAAGGTTTGCATATCTTTTAAGCAAATATAATTCCTGTGGCAATTGATAAAATCTATAAGAATCCACATGTGTAAGCTGAAAATATTGAAATTCGCTCATGATAATGTCCTCTTTCTAATAAGCTTCATGTTCATAACATAAAGTCTATATCTTGTTTTCTTAACATATTTTTGGTATCATGAAGCTACGATGTTGCGAGCATCGTAGCTAATTAGGTTGGTCTTATACTAGGGTTTAAATCCTAGTATAAGTTTTCCAAGTGTTTCTCTATCTACTTGGAATTCTATCTTATAATCTAACTTTTTAATCTATCTGCTAATTATAATCAAAATCTTCTGCTTTTCTTAAGACATAGTCCTTATAAGAACTACCTTCATAAATATCTAAGATATAATCCTCTCTAGCTATAACTGTACATAGATTAAGATTTCCCATAAATATATCTATAAAAATATTAGCTTTATCATCAAATTCACGTTTGACAACTTCTATACGAGAAACTATTTTCTGTGAAAATCTATTTCCATTGACGCTTACTTGTACTGATTGTCCAATCTCAAAGCTATGTACTTCATCAACCTTCATTTCTACTACTTTAAATAAAACACTCTTGCATTCCATTACTATTCTCCATTCTAAGCTTGAGCTTTTAAAATGTTTAAAACATTATTCAACTTAGTTTTTAAAGCCGCATAATCTTGAAGTAATTCTAGATAATCATTTTTAGGTATCATATCTGAATTTACACTAAGCTTGATTAAAAACTGCTTGTATACTCCACCCCCTTCTGTTTCAACACAATCTAATTTACCATTCTTGCATAAGCTTAAAACTTGTCCATACGGCATACCTGTTGTTTCTGCATATTTCTTTGCTGATACCCATTGAAAATTTACCTTTATATCTTTCATGATTTCTGAAACCTCTTTTCTAATCATTTTAGTGTTTTTATTACCTCTTCTCTAATTGCTTTTATCCTCTTGATTTTTAGTATGCTAATGCTCTTCGTTGCATTTTTGGGATATATCATCAAAAAAAATTTCTATCGGATTATCTAGTTCTAATATCTTAGTTATTGAAATCACTTCATTCAATGAAAATATAGACCGTCCATTAAACTTAGCATTAAGAGTTTGAACACTCATATTAAGCTCATCCGATAATTTTTGCTGAGTATATCCAAGTTCGGTCATTCTGGATTTAATCTTATTAATCTGCACTCCTTCACCATCCTTCGTTGCATTTTTAGGACAACTTCATTATAAAACCTATTTTTTAAAAAAACAAGTCATTTATGCAATATTTTTTAGGTTTTTTATTATTTTTGTTGCATTTATGAAAAAATATTTTATAATTAAGATAGTCAGTACATTAAAAAGTTAGAGTAAGGCGGTTTAAATAATGAATGAAAATGAACTCAAACAGATAATCGAAAGGATTAAGAATAGAAGAATTGAACTTGGACTTTCATATCAAGATATGCAGGATGCAACTGGAATAAGTAAATCTACTTGGCAGAGATATGAAACAGGATTTATAAAGAACCTTGGAATTGATAAGCTAGATATTGTCGCTAAAATACTACAAACAACCCCATCATATCTTATGGGATGGGATACTGATAAAAAAGCTGAAATAGATACTTCAGGAATTCATACTATAGCTGCTCACTTTGAAGGAGAAGACTTTACAGAAGCTGATAAAGAAGATATAGAAAACTTCATAAAATTTGTTCTTTCAAAAAAGGATAAGAAGAAGTAACTTTTATAACTGGAGGTACTAATGCATACAAAAGAATTATTTGACGAAGTACAAAAGGAAAATATTTATATTCATGAAATGGATTTTAAAGGTGACCTTAAAGGTCTGTATAGTGATGGTGTCATTGCACTTGACCGTAATTTAAAAACTGATGCAGAGATAAGCTGCATTTTATCTGAGGAGCTTGGGCATCATTATACAACCTATGGAGACATTGTTGGCAAAAAGGATATACAGAGCATTAAACAAGAAAAAAGAGCTAGAAGATGGGCTTATGAAAGATTAATAGGTATTAATTCAATATTAAAAGCCTGTGAAGCTGGTACTCGTAATCTTTATGAAATGGCTGACTATTTATGTGTTACAGAAGAGTTTTTACAAGATAGTCTAGATTATTACAAACAAAAGTATGGAATTATGCTTCAATTAGACTCTTACATAGTTTATTTTGAACCTAGCTTAGTTATATTCCAAAAAAAATATAGCGAAATTAGGTTTTAATATAAATAAAACCAAGGAGGTATAATATGGCTGTTAAAACCAATTATGCAAAAAATGGAACAAACTATTACAGAATAACTGCTTCTGTAGGAAAGGATAGTAATGGAAAATTAATCAGGAAAGAATTCTATGGAAAATCAAAAAAGGATGCTGAAGAAAAAAGAGATGAGTATTTGAATGGGCTTGGAAATGGACTAAACCATGACTATGAAAAAACTACTCTAGGAACACTTATAAAAACATGGCTTTATGAAGTTGTGAGAATATCAAACAAAATCAAGCCTACCACCTTTTCACGTTATGAAGGTGTATTTAGAAATTACATAGAAACAAGCGAGTTATACAGCTTGAGATTAGGCACAATTAAATCTATACAAATTCAAAGGTACTATAACAATCTCTATGATTCAGGCAAAACTACTAGCAGCATAAAATATCTTAACAAGTTGATGAAACAATTTTTCAACTATGCTGTGGATGGTGGCTATATGCTTAAAAATCCTTGTGATGGTAAAAAGATAGTTATACCTGGAGAAGTTAAAAGTGAAACTGAAGATGAACTAGAATATTTTAGTGGTGAAGAAATAGAAAAATTAAAGTTAGCTGCTAATGATCATAGCTTAAAGGGATTAATTTTAGTTGCTCTTGGCACTGGCTTAAGACGTGGTGAACTTCTTGGAATGGATTGGTCTGATATTGATAAAGAAAACCTTACAATATCCATTGAAAGAACTGTTATAAAAACCTATATAATAGATTCTGATGGAAGTAGAGTAAGAAAAAATATAGTTCAAATTCCAAAGACTAAAACATCAATAAGGACTGTATCCTTTCCTGAAAAGCTACTTTCTATTTTTGAGGAGGTTAAAGCAAAGCAAGATGAATATAAAGCTAGGTTTCCAGAATCCTTTGCCGAAAATGAATTTGATTTTGTATTCACTTCCTCAACAGGCAATTTACTAGATTCAACTAACATATCTCATTCTTGGGACAACCTTTTAGAAAAAAATAATATCCCTCATAAAAAATTTCATGCTTTAAGACATACCTTTGCTACCCAACTTTTCTCCAAGGGAATACCTACAGAAGTTGTAAGTAAACTTTTAGGTCATTCTGATCCTGCACTAACTAGAAAAATATATATCCATGTAATACCTGAGCAAAGAGTCTCCTCTATCGCAATCCTAAATGAATTATTTTAATGTGGGAATACTGTGGGAAAATTTTAAAATGTACTCTACATTAAGGATTTTATTTAGCGTTTTCTATGTCCCATCGAAAACTTGTGTGGGAAAAGTGTGGGAAAATCTCATTTTTAGCCCTTCAAAATGGCATAAAAAAAGCCCGCAAACCGTTGCTATCAGCAGTTTGCAGACAATTTGGTGACCCCTAGGAGAATCGAACTCCTGATTCCACCGTGAGAGGGTGGCGTCTTGACCGCTTGACCAAGGGGCCTTATCTTTAACACAAGTATTATTATATATTTCACGAAAATTTATGTCAAGATTTTAATAAATTTTCATCATTTTTTCATTATTTTAAGATTTTTATGATAGATTATCATTATTCCGTTCGTAAAATTGCAAGATTTCATATTTTATGAATTTGTGCATTAGATTTCATATTTTACAATTTCATTATTTATATATATTCAAAGTTAAGAAAGTTTACTCATTAAAAAATTCCTATAAATTATTATTCTATGTATATCAATAATAAATTGAAGATAAATATTTATACAATTCATTCTGCAATATTGACTTTGTTTTTTAACATGCTATAATTCCATTAATGATTATTTTTAAAAGGAGCTAACGAAATGGAAAAAGATAAAATTGTTTTAAAAGGCGGTTTTGTTAAAGCCGGTAGAATGTTTAACAGTGATGAAATTTCAAGAGGAACAGGTATCTCAAAAGCTAAAAAGGGGAAAGGTTCATACGATAGAAAAGAAAAACATAAAAAATCACACCGCCAACTATTAGAAGCGATGTGATTTTTTTATTTTTCAATTATGCTGTCTTTTTGCTTTTCTTACTTAGCTTTAATGCACCTACACCAGCTAAAGTAATCATAGCACCTATAGCAAGTAATACTGTCATATCAACATTGGAACCTGTTTGAGGTAAACTTTCTGTAATAGTAGAACCATTTCCCCCACCTACTACAACGCCATTTCCATTTCCACCGTTGTGCTCGTCATCAATCTTTATTGGATTTAATTGTGCTCTAAGATATGATATAATACCATCTCTTATAGCTAGTCCAGTATCAACAGCACCAGTTGCTCCACTAAAGTTATATCCGTCTCCACCTGTAAACATAAAATCATTAGTAGTTACAGTATATTCTTTAGCCATATCTAACGGTGTTCCATCTTCAAGAGTTAATGCAGTGATTCTGTCACCAAAAGGTCTAGTTAAATCAACAGTAGCAATTACTCCTGAGTATTGAACAGATCCTATAGACGTGTTACCTATACCATTTTCTAGGGCTTTCTTTATTCCTGCACCTGTTAATTTCATATTTACAAAAGTATTATCAAATGGCATAACAGTATATAAATCACCTACTGTTATATCACCTTGAGCGATTGGAGCTCTTAAGCCACCACCATTTGTTATCGCTATTTGTGTATTTGTAATTTTTCTCATGATATCTGTTGTCCATTTTCCTAAAACAGAAACACCTTCTTTAATCTTATCATGAGATAATTCAATATCTGTGTACCCAATTTTTTCACCTAAAATTGGTTGTAATTCAGTATTATATTTATCTACAACTGTTTTAATAGTTGTATCTTCAGCAATAGTAGCTTTTCTTGCTGCTAAGTTGTCGATAGTTGGTGTAACAGCAACTATTTTATTGCTTGAATCAAATACAAAAGATAATTTAGCAAGATTTCTTCCATTGTAATACCCTTGTACAATTGGAGTTCCATTTACAACTCCTGCAACAGTATTATGAGTATGAGCAGATATTATAGCATCTACACCAGTATTAGCATTTGCTAAGTCTGCTGCTTCTCCTGTTATAGCTTTTGTAGTTGAATTTTGGAACGAACCTAAGTGAGTTAATGCAACAACTGCATCTACAGTTTCGCCTGCTTTACCTGACTTTAAATACTCAGTCCAATATTTTGCACTTACTGCAGGATCTTTAAAATCTAAATTTGAAACATTTTCTGGTTTCGTCTTAAATGCTGTTTCTGGAGTTGTTAAGCCTATGAATGCAATTTTTAATCCATTGACTGCTACAATTTTGTATGGTTTTGCATAAGATACAGGCGCACCTGTAGTTTTATCATAAATATTACTAGCTAAGAATTCTAAGTTACCATCTTTTTCCCATTGACTAAATAAATCTGTTCCCCAATCATATTCATGGTTTCCTATAGCTGAAACTTCTACACCCATCTCCTTAAGCATATCACTTACTGGCTTACCTTTAAGTAAGTTTGATAAAGCGCTTCCTTGATAATTATCTCCAGCTGAAACTACAACTGTGTTTGGATTTGCTGTTTTATATTCTTTTACTGCTGTTACAAGCTTAGAAGCCCCAACATTCTTTCCTTTAGGATCTTCTAATAATGTACCGTGGAAATCATTTATTGATAATATGTCAACATTCTTATAGTTGTTAACTGTAGCTAACATATTGTAAGTAACTGCTGCAACATTAGCAGTTCTACCATCAACTGAAGTTGGGATATTTATTTTTCCAGCATTTATGGCTTTTACAGCTTCTGCTCTAAAAACTGGGTTCCAGTTTGCTCCGATAACTTTCCAGTTATTTTCAAGTTCTGGAGTTATAGTTCCACCTTTAACATTCTTAACGTAGTCACCGATTAACTCTCTTACTCCACCAATTTCTATTTTTACGTCTTTTGCAAGTATAGTAGGCAGAGTATCATTTACTGGATCTGTATATGGTGTTGATTTTAAGCCTGTAATCGGATCTATACTTCCAAAGCTAGATAATTGAGAGGTTGCCCTATAATTGTTTACTGCAATTGTAAATTTATCTCCATCATTTATAGCAGTTCCATCTGCTTTTTTAAGATTTACAATTCTTTCTCCTAATGGTTTTGTTACGTCTACATCATAATTAACCCCAGAGAACATATCGTAGTTATATCCTCTTATCTTTTCGTTAAAAGATAGAGTTAAATCTCCGTCTTTATATGTATTATAGAATTGTGCTGACCATTCCATGTATTGTTTTAACTGTTTACCAGTCATTTCTAACTTATAAAGAGTATTGGCATATTTATATATCAATGAAGTATCGCATTTTCTTATAGTTCCTTCCTTGATGTTAGCTGTGGAACTAAATGCTGCAGCTGCAGAAATATCTGTACCTGCATAATACTTTTGTACATCATTAATTAATTTAATCATTGCTGTTTCTTGTGTTTGAGAAGTTGGAATTCCTTTAATTTCATCAGCAGGAACAAGATCTCCACCTTTTAACGTACCAATAGGTGTTTCTGCATCAGCAATTGCTTCATCATGATAAGATTTTAATGAGGCTTCTAATGTAGCATCAGATACTCCATTTTTTACAGAAATAACATCTGTTTGAACATCCTTAACTCTGTCATTAACCTTAAAAGTTCCATCAGCTTGTTTTGTTACCTTAATGTTTAATTGTGCCAAAGTCTGACCAGTTGGTAGGTTTTCTACAACTTTTACACCATTATATGATACCTGATTATCTTTGGAACCAACTAGCTTATGTTCGTGTGCTGCGATAACTGCATCAACACCTTTACAGGAATTTAATAGATCAACTACACCAGAGCCTACGTAATCATATTCTGCAGTTTCTCCAGCATGGTAAGAAACAACTATTACATCAGCTTTGCCTTTTAACTCAGTAATAGCAGCATTGACTTCATCAACAGGATTTGTTACTTTGCAAGTTTTTAAGTATTCAGAATCCCATCTTGTAATGTTAGGTGTTACAACACCAATAATAGCAACCCTAACACCAGCCTTTTGTATAATCTTATATGGGCTATAGAATCTATTATTGTTCATATCATATAAGTTTGCACATAAAACAGAGGCTGTTGCGTTACTCATTACATGTTGTAACATAGGAACCCCATAATTGAACTCATGGTTACCTAAAGTAATAGCATCATAGCCCATTTCATTAAAGCCTTTAATCATAACTTGTGGATTGCTGTTTAAGGATAATTCAGAAGAATTACCTTGTATAATATCTCCATTATCCACTAAGATAGTATTTGGATTTCTTAACTGATTTACCTTTGTAGAAATTTGAGTTAAACTCCCCGTTGTATCTGTTGCATTCAGTGCGTAATCATATGGCATGAATTTACCATGTAGGTCACTTGTCGCTAGGATTTGTATGTTCACCGTTTCAGTTTCTGCATTTGCAATAACTGTTGATAAGTTTATAGGTGTTAAAATCGTCGCGAACATTGCTACTGCAGCAACCTTAGAAATAAAACCTTTTAACATTTTATTCAAAATATCCACCCTTTCATCTTGTTATTCTCTGCTTTATTATACATCTTCTCTGTAAATATTTCATCAATTTCTTGTTAAAAATTATACATTTTATTGATATTAATGCAAATTTACATACCTTTATTTGTTATTTTATCAATAATTATTAAATTCAATTTCCCCACACCTTTTATTGGCACCCTATATACTTAAAATAACTTTATGCAAATTGCGAGTTATATAATCTATAATACGGTCCTTTTCTGCTCATAAGTTCTTCATGCGTACCTTCTTCTTCAACACCATTATCTGTTATTACTACGATTCTCTTAGCCTTTTTAATAGTTGCTAACCTATGGGCAATAATAAATGTTGTCCTATTTTTAGATAGTTCTTCAATTGAGTTTTGGATAATTGCTTCACTATTATTATCTAAAGAAGACGTAGCCTCATCAAGTATTAGAATTGGTGGATTCTTCAAAAACATTCTTGCTATTGATAGTCTTTGTTTTTGCCCTCCAGACAGTTTTACTCCTCTTTCACCTATATAAGTATCATAGCCATTTTCCATTGTCATTATAAATTCATGGGCATTAGCCAATCTTGCTGCTGTTTCAATTTCCTTATCACTAGCATCAAGATTTCCATAAGCTATATTTTCCTTAATAGTTCCTGCAAATAAAAATACATCCTGTTGAACTATTCCTATATTTTTTCTTAGTGATTCTATTGTATAATCCTTTATATCTAGCTCATCAATAGTTATATTTCCACTATCAATATCGTAGAATCTTGGAATAAGACTACATAATGTGGATTTTCCTGCTCCAGAAGGTCCAACTATTGCAACGGTTTCCCCTGCTTTCACTTCTAAGTTTATATTTGACAATACTTCTTTGGAAGATTCATAGCTAAAGGTTACATCTTTAAAAGTTACTGCACCTGAGAAATGCTTTGCTTCTATTGCATTTTCTTTTTCCTTTATGTCTGACTTTACACTTAAAAGTTCTTGGAATCTTTTAAAACCTGCCATTCCCTTTTGATATTGTTCTATAAAATTAGCTAGCCTCTTTATTGGTTGAGTAAACTGTCCAACATACATTAGATATGCTACAAGGTCACCTATTACAATTTCACTTTTAGCTACGAAATAGCCACCAGCAATTAAAGTTATCGCAGTAGCCATATTGGTAAAGAAATTTATTCCTGCCCCAAATCCTCCTAAGTATTTCATGGATTGCCCTCTTAGGACTTTAAATTTATAATTACCTTTATCAAACTTCTTTATTTCGAATTCTTCATTAGTAAAAGATTTTACTACTCTAATCCCACTAATACTATCTTCTATATCTTCATTAACTTCAGCCATATTTTCTTTTGTTGCCCTGAAGTTTTTTCTCATTTTTTTATTATACTTCACAGCAAAGTAAGCCATAAATGGAATAATTAAATATGTTATTATTGTAAGTTTGACACTTATAGTACATAGATAAATAAATGATCCTATTACCATTACAATTGATATAAATAAATCCTCTGGTCCATGATGGGCAAGCTCTGTAATTTCATTTAAATCATTTACTATTCTTGACATTAAGTTTCCTGTTTTATTGTTATCAAAATAACTTATAGGAAGCTTTTGAATATGAGAAAAAGTGTCCTTTCTCATATCGTATTCCATTCTAACACCTAAAAGATGTCCCCAATAACCAACAATGTACTCCATAAAAGTTCTTACTATGTATAAAACAATAAGAACGATTCCGAAAACAAAGATTTTTTGTATCTCTTTATTTGGTATTACATCATTAATAAATGTCCTTGTAATCATAGGATAAACAAGGTCTGTTATTGAAATTAGAAATGCACATATAAGATCTACTATAAATATCTTTTTATGCGGCTTATAATAATGAATAAATTGTTTAATCAAAACTCTTTCCTCCTTTGTACTTAAAAATTATAATTTTTAAGAATATTGTTTTTCACAATGGTCTAATTAAAGAAATTCAGATCCTTTAGTCCTTAACATTATAGTATATAATTAGGCATCTTTCCATAAAACATCTCTCTTTTATATCAGTTCTTATGAACTAATATGCAAAAGCTGCCTTAAATTATTTAGTTAATCTTTTCTTTCATAAAATTAGACAAAAAAATAACACCTACAAGTTACTGAACTTTGTAAGCATCATTTTCTTGTATTTTTCTATTTTAACTTCTTCATCATTTCAACCTCGTCAGTTGTTGGAGTTTCTTTACTATATCTAGCCTTTTCATATAAACTTGTTGCATCATTTATAGATATATCAAATTGATTAGTTATGTTTTTTTCAATTTCTCTTGGAGTACTAGATTTGTTTACCTCTACACCTTTTGCTATAAATGAACTTATCTTTTTATTATAAAGTCTACGAATTTTCTCTTTATTACTTCCTCTATTATTAAACCTGGAAAAAATTTTTCTACTAAAAACTTTTTCTTTTATTTCATCTATGGAAAAAACAGATTCTCTTTCTTCTAGCTTTTTTACTTCTTTATTAAATAAGCTCCTATAAAATTCAAGAATTCTTTTTGCAAGTTGCCAAATAGCTAAAATTACTACTATTGCAAGAAGGATAAAAATAACTGATTCTAAAATTTTTACTATACCTTCCGCAACTTTAGAGGGTTCACTAGTAAAAGTTTCAGAAAGAGTTTTATTTGTTTCATTGGAACTAGTATCAGCTGATTGATTTGTATTCTGTATTGAAGAAGCTCCATTGATTTTTGATAACCAGTTAATAAATCCAACCTGAATTTTATCCATAAATACAAAAACCCCACTAAAATAACTAAAAAGCATTAGTAGTACGACAGCTGAAATAATTACTGCAGAAGTAGTTATTTTGAGTTTTTTTATTCTTTCTTTGAACTTATCTTGATATAGAGCTTCCCAAGTCAGCAACTTTAGTGTTTTTTGAAAATATAGATAAACAATAAAGATAATAGAAATTATTATTGCAACTATCATTATAAAATTCATCATGAAATGATCCTTTAACCAAGCAGAGATCAAATACAAAACCACTAAAGCTCCAGCATAGCTAAGTAAAGCACTTATATTGTCGTATCTTACTACCTTCAAAGTTCTTTTATATATGGAAATACAACTACTTATAAAGATAAAAAAGAAATATCCTATCTTTTCTTCTAAATATACTGGTAAAAGAACTAAGCATCCCAATATAATTATAGAAAAGATAATATGAACATATGGTTTTTTATATTTTCTTCTAATAAAATTAGCTATAACTATAGGAATAAACAATAATAACCCTCTGAATATAACTGTAGTATCAGCAATAAGCTGGTGATTAATCAAAGCCATAAAGCTATATGCAGTTAAAAAAATCATTAAATTTTCTGCAATTTCAAAAATTATTGATTTCTTTGTAGCTACATATCCCCAACTTTCATCTGTTGCGATAATCGATATATCTTTAATCATAGTTGTTCACCTCCCATAAAAGAATTCTTCTATCAATAGGTTCTTCAACTCTATTTGTGTTCTTTTGAGGCATTATAAAGGTAACTTGGTTATCCCCTGCTTGCATTAAGTTATATTCCTCAATAATCTCTTTTGTACTGCTATAAGAGATTATTATAATGATTTCATTATGCTTTCCTGCTTCCCTATATGTTCTTAAAAGATTATCTATACTTATTTCACTTCTATCTATGTCAATTCTTGCCAAACTTTCATAAAGT is a window encoding:
- a CDS encoding ABC transporter ATP-binding protein, whose amino-acid sequence is MIKQFIHYYKPHKKIFIVDLICAFLISITDLVYPMITRTFINDVIPNKEIQKIFVFGIVLIVLYIVRTFMEYIVGYWGHLLGVRMEYDMRKDTFSHIQKLPISYFDNNKTGNLMSRIVNDLNEITELAHHGPEDLFISIVMVIGSFIYLCTISVKLTIITYLIIPFMAYFAVKYNKKMRKNFRATKENMAEVNEDIEDSISGIRVVKSFTNEEFEIKKFDKGNYKFKVLRGQSMKYLGGFGAGINFFTNMATAITLIAGGYFVAKSEIVIGDLVAYLMYVGQFTQPIKRLANFIEQYQKGMAGFKRFQELLSVKSDIKEKENAIEAKHFSGAVTFKDVTFSYESSKEVLSNINLEVKAGETVAIVGPSGAGKSTLCSLIPRFYDIDSGNITIDELDIKDYTIESLRKNIGIVQQDVFLFAGTIKENIAYGNLDASDKEIETAARLANAHEFIMTMENGYDTYIGERGVKLSGGQKQRLSIARMFLKNPPILILDEATSSLDNNSEAIIQNSIEELSKNRTTFIIAHRLATIKKAKRIVVITDNGVEEEGTHEELMSRKGPYYRLYNSQFA
- a CDS encoding multifunctional 2',3'-cyclic-nucleotide 2'-phosphodiesterase/3'-nucleotidase/5'-nucleotidase, translated to MLKGFISKVAAVAMFATILTPINLSTVIANAETETVNIQILATSDLHGKFMPYDYALNATDTTGSLTQISTKVNQLRNPNTILVDNGDIIQGNSSELSLNSNPQVMIKGFNEMGYDAITLGNHEFNYGVPMLQHVMSNATASVLCANLYDMNNNRFYSPYKIIQKAGVRVAIIGVVTPNITRWDSEYLKTCKVTNPVDEVNAAITELKGKADVIVVSYHAGETAEYDYVGSGVVDLLNSCKGVDAVIAAHEHKLVGSKDNQVSYNGVKVVENLPTGQTLAQLNIKVTKQADGTFKVNDRVKDVQTDVISVKNGVSDATLEASLKSYHDEAIADAETPIGTLKGGDLVPADEIKGIPTSQTQETAMIKLINDVQKYYAGTDISAAAAFSSTANIKEGTIRKCDTSLIYKYANTLYKLEMTGKQLKQYMEWSAQFYNTYKDGDLTLSFNEKIRGYNYDMFSGVNYDVDVTKPLGERIVNLKKADGTAINDGDKFTIAVNNYRATSQLSSFGSIDPITGLKSTPYTDPVNDTLPTILAKDVKIEIGGVRELIGDYVKNVKGGTITPELENNWKVIGANWNPVFRAEAVKAINAGKINIPTSVDGRTANVAAVTYNMLATVNNYKNVDILSINDFHGTLLEDPKGKNVGASKLVTAVKEYKTANPNTVVVSAGDNYQGSALSNLLKGKPVSDMLKEMGVEVSAIGNHEYDWGTDLFSQWEKDGNLEFLASNIYDKTTGAPVSYAKPYKIVAVNGLKIAFIGLTTPETAFKTKPENVSNLDFKDPAVSAKYWTEYLKSGKAGETVDAVVALTHLGSFQNSTTKAITGEAADLANANTGVDAIISAHTHNTVAGVVNGTPIVQGYYNGRNLAKLSFVFDSSNKIVAVTPTIDNLAARKATIAEDTTIKTVVDKYNTELQPILGEKIGYTDIELSHDKIKEGVSVLGKWTTDIMRKITNTQIAITNGGGLRAPIAQGDITVGDLYTVMPFDNTFVNMKLTGAGIKKALENGIGNTSIGSVQYSGVIATVDLTRPFGDRITALTLEDGTPLDMAKEYTVTTNDFMFTGGDGYNFSGATGAVDTGLAIRDGIISYLRAQLNPIKIDDEHNGGNGNGVVVGGGNGSTITESLPQTGSNVDMTVLLAIGAMITLAGVGALKLSKKSKKTA